A window from Agelaius phoeniceus isolate bAgePho1 chromosome 13, bAgePho1.hap1, whole genome shotgun sequence encodes these proteins:
- the SHC4 gene encoding SHC-transforming protein 4 isoform X1 has protein sequence MRERSQQSLGGHVLYVGLFRHPGMLHRAKYSRFRNDSITSLDEGTQNTSLNIKGSSSSSHSSTPNLLTEDVSLGPQDTCTTLCTLIPRMANIKLANPSNLPGLKSFCLGTKEVPRIKLTECVTIPSSPTSPEISCLSASYPQPDLDKLVLTPKAAGDCAEEAAVGRQDRGLAQSNESTYSQEPGTTYSVRYMGCIEVLQSMRSLDFGTRTQVTREAISRLCEAVAGTNGAIKKRKPPVKFLSSVLGKSNLQFSGMNIKLTISTSSLTLINADTQQIIANHHMQSISFASGGDPDTTDYVAYVAKDPVNQRACHILECPNGMAQEVINTIGQAFELRFRQYLKNPSSLVTSNESEAANANGSAGNSQEREDHHEYYNEIPGKEPPTGGVLDMRMKVQTDPRAKCPVQCKKQYCSTGSPTFINIYENCPEENKTVGNCDERSQKTIKEATSLKPAYKADLFDDPCYINTQSLHSAACAARGAAAAAQIPGSPLRQAKLPEPVQQSATSNTAGLCALPQIKQQLKNEDCYHGKLNRKAAESLLVNDGDFLVRESTTSPGQYVLSGLQGGQAKHLLLVDPEGKVRTKDHIFDSVGHLIQYHMENNLPIISSGSEVSLKQPVRKEGNMGHTQYHK, from the exons ATGAGAGAACGCAGCCAGCAGAGCCTCGGTGGACACGTCCTGTATGTAGGGTTATTCAGACATCCAGGAATGCTGCACAGGGCTAAGTACAGCCGATTCAGGAATGATTCCATAACCTCCCTAGATGAAGGCACACAAAATACGTCTTTAAATATCAAAggttcttcctcctcttcccactCTTCAACACCCAATTTACTGACAGAAGATGTGTCCCTGGGGCCGCAGGACACCTGCACCACGCTGTGCACGCTGATCCCCCGGATGGCCAACATCAAACTTGCCAACCCATCCAATCTGCCGGGCCTGAAAAGCTTCTGCCTGGGAACCAAAGAGGTGCCACGAATTAAACTCACGGAGTGCGTTACCATCCCCAGCAGCCCGACCTCGCCTGAGATCAGCTGCCTGTCGGCCTCCTACCCCCAGCCCGACCTGGACAAGCTGGTCCTGACCCCAAAGGCAGCAGGTGACTGTGCTgaggaggctgctgtgggcaggcaggacaGGGGCCTGGCCCAGAGCAATGAGAGCACGTACAGCCAGGAGCCAGGAACCACCTACAGCGTGCGG TACATGGGCTGTATTGAGGTGCTGCAGTCAATGAGATCCCTGGACTTTGGCACACGAACACAAGTCACCAG GGAAGCAATAAGCCGACTGTGTGAAGCTGTGGCGGGTACAAATGGAGCTATAAAAAAGAGGAAG CCTCCAGTGAAGTTTCTGTCTTCTGTACTTGGCAAAAGTAACCTTCAGTTTTCTGGCATGAATATAAAGCTGACCATTTCAACAAGCAGCCTCACTTTGATTAATGCTGACACGCAGCAG ATTATTGCCAACCATCATATGCAGTCCATCTCATTTGCTTCTGGAGGTGACCCA GATACAACAGACTACGTGGCATATGTAGCAAAAGACCCTGTTAATCAGAGAG CATGCCACATCCTGGAATGTCCTAATGGGATGGCACAGGAGGTGATCAACACCATAGGCCAGGCTTTTGAGCTCCGGTTCAGACAGTACCTGAAGAACCCATCTAGCCTGGTTACATCTAATGAAAG tgaggCAGCAAATGCTAATGGATCAGCTGGGAATTCACAGGAGAGGGAGGATCATCATGAATATTACAACGAAATTCCAGGGAAGGAGCCTCCCACCGGCGGAGTGTTAGACATGCGAATGAAGGTGCAGACAGACCCAAGGGCCAAGTGTCCTGTCCAGTGCAAAAAGCAGTATTGCTCA ACAGGCAGCCCAACTTTCATCAATATATATGAAAATTGtccagaagaaaacaaaactgtgg GTAATTGCGATGAGAGATCACAGAAGACAATAAAAGAGGCAACCTCATTGAAACCTGCCTACAAAGCAGATCTATTTGATGATCCATGTTACATCAACACCCAGTCCCTGCATTCTGCAGCCTGTGCAGCCcgaggtgcagcagcagcagcacagatccctgggagCCCTCTGCGTCAGGCCA AGTTACCGGAACCTGTTCAGCAGAGTGCCACAAGCAACACAGCTGGTCTCTGTGCTCTGCCACAAATAAAGCAACAGCTAAAGAATGAAGATTGTTACCATGGCAAATTGaacaggaaagcagcagagagccTCTTAGTCAACGACGGGGATTTTCTGGTACGAGAAAGCACAACGTCACCTGGTCAGTATGTCCTCAGTGgactgcagggagggcaggcaAAGCATCTACTCTTGGTGGATCCTGAGGGCAAG GTGAGAACCAAAGATCATATATTTGATAGTGTGGGTCATCTTATTCAGTATCACATGGAAAATAATTTGCCAATCATCTCTTCTGGAAGTGAAGTGAGCTTGAAGCAGCCTGTAAGGAAAGAGGGTAATATGGGACATACGCAGTATCACAAATAA
- the SHC4 gene encoding SHC-transforming protein 4 isoform X2: protein MRERSQQSLGGHVLYVGLFRHPGMLHRAKYSRFRNDSITSLDEGTQNTSLNIKGSSSSSHSSTPNLLTEDVSLGPQDTCTTLCTLIPRMANIKLANPSNLPGLKSFCLGTKEVPRIKLTECVTIPSSPTSPEISCLSASYPQPDLDKLVLTPKAAGDCAEEAAVGRQDRGLAQSNESTYSQEPGTTYSVRYMGCIEVLQSMRSLDFGTRTQVTREAISRLCEAVAGTNGAIKKRKPPVKFLSSVLGKSNLQFSGMNIKLTISTSSLTLINADTQQIIANHHMQSISFASGGDPDTTDYVAYVAKDPVNQRACHILECPNGMAQEVINTIGQAFELRFRQYLKNPSSLVTSNESEAANANGSAGNSQEREDHHEYYNEIPGKEPPTGGVLDMRMKVQTDPRAKCPVQCKKQYCSTGSPTFINIYENCPEENKTVELPEPVQQSATSNTAGLCALPQIKQQLKNEDCYHGKLNRKAAESLLVNDGDFLVRESTTSPGQYVLSGLQGGQAKHLLLVDPEGKVRTKDHIFDSVGHLIQYHMENNLPIISSGSEVSLKQPVRKEGNMGHTQYHK from the exons ATGAGAGAACGCAGCCAGCAGAGCCTCGGTGGACACGTCCTGTATGTAGGGTTATTCAGACATCCAGGAATGCTGCACAGGGCTAAGTACAGCCGATTCAGGAATGATTCCATAACCTCCCTAGATGAAGGCACACAAAATACGTCTTTAAATATCAAAggttcttcctcctcttcccactCTTCAACACCCAATTTACTGACAGAAGATGTGTCCCTGGGGCCGCAGGACACCTGCACCACGCTGTGCACGCTGATCCCCCGGATGGCCAACATCAAACTTGCCAACCCATCCAATCTGCCGGGCCTGAAAAGCTTCTGCCTGGGAACCAAAGAGGTGCCACGAATTAAACTCACGGAGTGCGTTACCATCCCCAGCAGCCCGACCTCGCCTGAGATCAGCTGCCTGTCGGCCTCCTACCCCCAGCCCGACCTGGACAAGCTGGTCCTGACCCCAAAGGCAGCAGGTGACTGTGCTgaggaggctgctgtgggcaggcaggacaGGGGCCTGGCCCAGAGCAATGAGAGCACGTACAGCCAGGAGCCAGGAACCACCTACAGCGTGCGG TACATGGGCTGTATTGAGGTGCTGCAGTCAATGAGATCCCTGGACTTTGGCACACGAACACAAGTCACCAG GGAAGCAATAAGCCGACTGTGTGAAGCTGTGGCGGGTACAAATGGAGCTATAAAAAAGAGGAAG CCTCCAGTGAAGTTTCTGTCTTCTGTACTTGGCAAAAGTAACCTTCAGTTTTCTGGCATGAATATAAAGCTGACCATTTCAACAAGCAGCCTCACTTTGATTAATGCTGACACGCAGCAG ATTATTGCCAACCATCATATGCAGTCCATCTCATTTGCTTCTGGAGGTGACCCA GATACAACAGACTACGTGGCATATGTAGCAAAAGACCCTGTTAATCAGAGAG CATGCCACATCCTGGAATGTCCTAATGGGATGGCACAGGAGGTGATCAACACCATAGGCCAGGCTTTTGAGCTCCGGTTCAGACAGTACCTGAAGAACCCATCTAGCCTGGTTACATCTAATGAAAG tgaggCAGCAAATGCTAATGGATCAGCTGGGAATTCACAGGAGAGGGAGGATCATCATGAATATTACAACGAAATTCCAGGGAAGGAGCCTCCCACCGGCGGAGTGTTAGACATGCGAATGAAGGTGCAGACAGACCCAAGGGCCAAGTGTCCTGTCCAGTGCAAAAAGCAGTATTGCTCA ACAGGCAGCCCAACTTTCATCAATATATATGAAAATTGtccagaagaaaacaaaactgtgg AGTTACCGGAACCTGTTCAGCAGAGTGCCACAAGCAACACAGCTGGTCTCTGTGCTCTGCCACAAATAAAGCAACAGCTAAAGAATGAAGATTGTTACCATGGCAAATTGaacaggaaagcagcagagagccTCTTAGTCAACGACGGGGATTTTCTGGTACGAGAAAGCACAACGTCACCTGGTCAGTATGTCCTCAGTGgactgcagggagggcaggcaAAGCATCTACTCTTGGTGGATCCTGAGGGCAAG GTGAGAACCAAAGATCATATATTTGATAGTGTGGGTCATCTTATTCAGTATCACATGGAAAATAATTTGCCAATCATCTCTTCTGGAAGTGAAGTGAGCTTGAAGCAGCCTGTAAGGAAAGAGGGTAATATGGGACATACGCAGTATCACAAATAA